A window of the Brassica oleracea var. oleracea cultivar TO1000 chromosome C1, BOL, whole genome shotgun sequence genome harbors these coding sequences:
- the LOC106324596 gene encoding desumoylating isopeptidase 1-like — protein MAEEAHKVTLNVYDLSRGLARQLSASLLGKVIEGVWHTGIVVYGNEYFFGGGIQHLPAGTTPYGAPLRTVDMGETHVPKDVFEMYLEEISPRYTAESYNLLTHNCNNFSSEVSQFLVGKGIPDYILQLPSEVMNSPMGGLLMPMVQNLEATLRAGAVPNAPQFRPQSQPLGASSKDEGPKPSNKLEKASESPVVVQPSASKEKVKEEPLGDARTKIQEEITREFASLMAEGTLRASEAATIATKRVMQKYGHLNVSA, from the exons ATGGCTGAG GAAGCGCATAAGGTTACTCTGAATGTCTACGACCTGAGCAGAGGCTTGGCTCGCCAGCTCTCTGCTTCACTCTTGGGAAAAGTCATCGAAGGTGTCTG GCACACGGGAATAGTTGTGTATGGGAACGAGTACTTTTTCGGAGGAGGGATACAGCATTTACCTGCTGGTACAACTCCGTACGGAGCACCACTACGAACCGTAGACATGGGTGAGACACATGTTCCTAAAGACGTGTTCGAGATGTACTTGGAGGAGATCAGTCCTCGCTACACCGCTGAGTCCTACAACTTGCTCACTCACAACTGCAACAACTTCAGCAGCGAGGTGTCTCAGTTTCTTGTTGGTAAAGGCATCCCAGACTACATTCTCCAGCTTCCCAGTGAGGTCATGAACAGCCCCATGGGTGGTCTTCTAA TGCCTATGGTACAAAACCTGGAAGCAACTCTTAGAGCCGGCGCTGTTCCTAACGCTCCACAGTTTAGGCCTCAGTCACAACCTCTTGGAGCTTCTAGCAAAGACGAAGGTCCAAAACCATCTAACAAACTTGAGAAAGCTTCCGAGTCACCGGTTGTTGTTCAACCGTCGGCTAGTAAAGAGAAGGTGAAAGAGGAACCATTGGGTGATGCTAGGACCAAGATTCAGGAAGAGATTACTCGTGAGTTTGCTTCTCTCATGGCAGAAGGCACACTCAGAGCAAGTGAAGCAGCTACTATAGCTACCAAAAGAGTGATGCAAAAGTATGGGCATCTCAATGTATCTGCTTAG
- the LOC106323824 gene encoding serine/threonine-protein kinase At3g07070-like, giving the protein MNCFSCLYFHEKKKAPKDSDNTRRRNGELTGRDNNKTHPENPKLNKTGNEQNKNDDANKEVTNNIAAKTFTFRELATATKNFRQECLIGEGGFGRVYKGKIEKCDKIVAVKQLDRNGQQGNKEFIVEVLMLSLLHHKHLVNLIGYCADGDQRLLVYEYMSRGSLEDHLLDLTPGQVPLDWDTRIRIALGAAMGLEYLHDKADPPVIYRDLKASNILLDNDFNAKLSDFGLAKLGPVGDKQHVSSRVMGTYGYCAPEYQRTGQLTIKSDVYSFGVVLLELITGRRVIDTTRPKDEHNLVTWAQPVFKEPSRFPELADPSLEGVFPEKALNQAVAVAAMCLQEEETLRPLISDVVTALGFLGTAPDGTIAVPRYDEVRPPQPSGETSGEDSMAPKERERAVAEAMEWGVASRANSRNTSAGHSLNPSAAHSRNPSAS; this is encoded by the exons ATGAATTGTTTTTCATGTTTATATTTCCATGAAAAGAAAAAAGCTCCCAAAGATTCAGATAACACCCGTCGGAGAAATGGTGAGTTGACCGGTAGAGACAACAACAAAACACACCCTG AGAATCCAAAGCTTAATAAGACTGGAAATGAGCAGAACAAGAACGATGATGCAAACAAAGAAGTGACAAACAACATTGCTGCGAAAACATTCACCTTCAGGGAGCTAGCTACTGCGACCAAGAATTTCAGACAAGAATGTCTGATCGGTGAAGGCGGTTTTGGAAGGGTTTACAAGGGAAAAATCGAAAAATGTGACAAG ATTGTGGCAGTGAAGCAGTTAGATAGAAATGGGCAGCAAGGGAACAAAGAATTCATAGTAGAAGTCTTGATGTTAAGTCTTTTACATCACAAGCATCTCGTGAATCTCATTGGGTATTGCGCTGATGGAGATCAAAGACTTCTTGTCTATGAGTACATGTCTCGTGGTTCACTTGAAGATCATCTCCTCG ATCTAACACCGGGCCAAGTACCGTTGGATTGGGACACAAGGATTAGAATTGCGCTAGGAGCAGCCATGGGTCTTGAATACTTGCACGACAAGGCAGATCCTCCGGTGATCTACAGAGATCTCAAGGCATCTAACATCCTTTTGGACAATGACTTCAACGCCAAGCTATCAGATTTTGGACTAGCAAAGCTAGGTCCTGTAGGAGACAAACAACATGTGTCCTCCAGAGTTATGGGAACTTATGGGTACTGTGCTCCAGAGTATCAACGAACCGGTCAGCTAACCATTAAATCTGATGTTTATAGTTTTGGAGTTGTGTTGTTGGAGTTGATAACTGGACGAAGAGTTATTGATACGACTAGACCTAAAGATGAACATAATCTAGTTACTTGG GCACAACCTGTGTTCAAAGAACCAAGTAGGTTCCCGGAACTAGCTGATCCAAGTCTAGAGGGAGTGTTCCCGGAGAAAGCTCTTAACCAAGCCGTAGCGGTAGCAGCAATGTGTTTACAGGAAGAGGAAACGTTACGGCCACTCATAAGCGACGTTGTAACCGCTCTAGGTTTCTTGGGAACCGCTCCTGATGGCACTATAGCAGTTCCACGTTACGACGAAGTTCGTCCTCCTCAGCCGTCGGGTGAAACCTCCGGTGAGGATTCTATGGCGCCGAAGGAACGGGAAAGAGCCGTGGCTGAGGCAATGGAGTGGGGAGTTGCTTCGAGAGCAAATTCTCGGAACACAAGTGCAGGACATTCTCTAAACCCCAGTGCAGCACATTCTCGGAACCCTAGTGCTTCTTGA
- the LOC106327344 gene encoding protein transport protein Sec24-like At3g07100 → MGTENQGYPNFPARPPPSSSSPFASAPPPGGAQTVGFRPPSSQPTRPFTPSGPPMAPPVGAMRPGQSPFVSQIPGSRPPPPAYGGPPGGGGGGSFQRFPAPPPPFPGTQSPPPSGPPATQTLAGHLSPPMSLRPQQPMGPGGYASPPGPGFQQSVPPVNPSYSGVGPYFPGYPSNQAPPVSFQSSSQGPRPTYPPQTGGFGQHPGQQNLHPSYAPPTSNVQGLAEDFNSLSLSNIPGSLEPGLDPSSFPRPLDGDVEPNSFAEMYPMNCHSRYLRLTTSAIPSSQSLASRWHLPLGAVVCPLAEAPEGEEVPLVDFGSSGIIRCRRCRTYVNPYVAFTDSGRKWRCNICSMLNDVPGEYFSHLDATGRRMDVDQRPELTQGSVDFIAPTEYMVRPPMPPTYFFLIDVSFSATKSGMLEVAAQTIKSCLDNLPGYPRTQIGFITYDSTLHFYNLKSSLSQPQMMVVSDLDDIFIPLPDDLLVNLSESRNVVEAFLDGLPLMFQDNVNVESAFGPAVKAAYMVMNQLGGKLLIFQNSLPSLGAGRLKLRGDDPRVYGTDKEYALRVAEDAFYKQMAADCTKFQIAINVYAFSDKYTDIASLGTLAKYTGGQVYYYPGFQSSIHGDKLRHELARDLTRETAWESVMRIRCGKGIRCSSYHGNFMLRSADLLALPAVDCDKAYAVQLALEETLLTTPTVYFQVALLYTASCGERRIRVHTAIAPVVTDLGEMYRQADTGSIVSVYARLAIEKTLSAKLDDARNAIQQKIVKALREYRNLHSVQHRLGSRLIYPESLKFLPLYGLAICKSTPLHGGPADASLDERSAAGFTMMALPVKKLLKLLYPSLFRVDEWLLKPSADHDDLKDVLRRLPLAAESLDSRGLYIYDDGFRLVLWFGRMLSPDIAKCLLGTDFAAELSRVTLQEQENGMSKKLMRLIKKVRDNDPSYHPMCLLVRQGEQPREGFLLLRNLIDDQMGGSTGYVDWMLQLHRQVQQNA, encoded by the exons ATGGGTACTGAGAATCAAGGTTATCCGAATTTTCCAGCTAGGCCTCCTCCTTCGTCCTCCTCTCCGTTTGCATCTGCTCCGCCGCCAGGTGGAGCACAGACTGTTGGCTTTAGACCACCTTCTTCCCAACCTACAAGGCCTTTCACGCCTTCTGGTCCTCCTATGGCTCCACCTGTGGGTGCAATGAGGCCTGGGCAATCTCCTTTTGTTTCTCAGATTCCAGGGAGTAGACCTCCGCCTCCAGCTTACGGAGGTCCTCCTGGTGGCGGCGGCGGCGGCTCTTTTCAGCGTTTTCCAGCTCCTCCTCCTCCGTTCCCGGGTACTCAAAGCCCTCCTCCTAGTGGTCCTCCAGCTACTCAAACTCTTGCAGGTCACTTGTCGCCTCCCATGTCTCTTCGCCCACAGCAACCAATGGGACCTGGAGGATATGCTTCTCCTCCTGGTCCTGGTTTTCAACAGTCGGTGCCTCCAGTTAATCCGTCTTACTCTGGTGTTGGACCATATTTTCCTGGTTATCCCAGTAATCAGGCTCCTCCAGTGTCATTCCAGTCTTCATCTCAGGGACCTCGGCCTACATATCCTCCTCAGACAGGAGGTTTTGGTCAGCACCCAGGACAGCAGAACCTGCATCCGAGCTATGCACCTCCTACCAGCAACGTCCAAGGCTTGGCTGAAGATTTCAATTCGCTATCCCTGTCAAATATTCCGGGATCGCTTGAGCCAGGACTTGATCCTTCCTCATTCCCAAGACCACTGGATGGTGACGTGGAGCCAAATTCATTTGCTGAAATGTACCCTATGAATTGTCATTCGAGATATCTACGGCTGACAACTAGTGCTATACCAAGTTCCCAGTCTCTGGCGTCGAGGTGGCATTTACCTCTAGGAGCTGTGGTTTGTCCACTTGCTGAGGCTCCTGAAGGG GAGGAAGTACCACTTGTTGATTTTGGCTCAAGTGGCATCATCCGTTGCAGAAGATGCCGTACCTATGTGAATCCTTATGTGGCTTTTACAGATTCTGGAAGGAAGTGGCGGTGCAACATTTGTTCTATGCTTAATGATG TGCCTGGTGAATACTTTTCACATTTGGATGCTACTGGCCGAAGAATGGACGTGGATCAACGGCCTGAGCTGACCCAAGGCAGTGTTGATTTCATAGCTCCAACAGAGTACATGGTTCGGCCTCCGATGCCGCCAACCTACTTCTTCCTCATTGATGTTTCGTTTTCGGCTACTAAAAGTGGGATGCTTGAG GTTGCTGCTCAAACGATTAAGTCTTGCCTGGATAACTTGCCTGGTTATCCCAGAACTCAAATTGGATTTATTACTTATGACAGCACTTTGCATTTTTACAACCTGAAG TCATCTCTGAGCCAACCACAAATGATGGTGGTTTCTGATCTGGATGATATATTTATCCCATTGCCGGATGATCTCCTTGTCAATCTATCTGAATCTAGAAATGTGGTGGAAGCCTTTTTAGACGGTCTGCCTCTTATGTTTCAAGATAATGTCAATGTGGAATCGGCTTTTGGTCCAGCCGTCAAAGCAGCGTACATGGTTATG AACCAACTCGGTGGCAAGTTGCTAATTTTCCAGAACTCGTTACCTTCTCTTGGTGCTGGGCGGTTAAAGTTGCGCGGAGATGATCCTCGTGTCTATGGAACTGACAAAGAATATGCTTTAAGGGTAGCTGAAGACGCCTTCTATAAGCAAATGGCTGCCGATTGTACCAAGTTCCAGATTGCAATTAATGTTTATGCATTCAGTGATAAGTACACTGACATTGCCTCCTTAG GGACTCTGGCAAAATACACTGGTGGACAGGTGTACTACTATCCAGGCTTCCAATCATCTATCCATGGAGATAAGTTAAGACACGAGCTGGCTAGAGACCTTACAAGGGAAACTGCCTGGGAATCCGTCATGCGAATAAGATGTGGAAAAG GAATTCGTTGCTCGTCCTACCATGGGAACTTCATGCTAAGGTCTGCCGACCTGCTTGCTCTTCCTGCTGTTGATTGTGACAAAGCATATGCAGTGCAGCTAGCTCTGGAAGAGACATTGCTAACAACCCCGACTGTGTATTTCCAAGTCGCTTTACT ATATACTGCTTCTTGCGGAGAGAGGCGTATAAGGGTACACACAGCTATTGCACCAGTGGTTACAGATCTTGGAGAGATGTATAGACAAGCAGACACTGGCTCCATTGTCTCTGTATATGCTAGATTAG CAATTGAGAAAACTTTGTCCGCAAAATTGGATGATGCACGGAATGCTATACAGCAAAAGATTGTTAAAGCCCTCAGAGAATATCGTAATCTTCACTCGGTGCAGCATCGGTTGGGGTCTAGATTAATATACCCAGAGTCTCTGAAGTTCTTGCCATTGTACGGATTGGCAATTTGTAAGTCCACACCTCTTCATGGTGGACCAGCTGATGCTTCACTTGACGAACGAAGTGCGGCAGGCTTCACCATGATGGCCCTGCCTGTCAAAAAGCTATTGAAGCTGTTATATCCCAGTTTATTCCGTGTTGACGAGTGGCTCTTAAAG CCATCGGCAGACCATGATGACCTCAAGGACGTATTGAGGAGATTGCCTCTGGCTGCAGAGAGTTTGGATTCTAGAGGCCTTTACATTTACGATGATGGGTTTCGATTGGTGTTGTGGTTTGGCCGGATGCTTTCACCTGACATTGCTAAATGTCTTCTTGGGACTGACTTTGCAGCAGAGCTCTCAAGG GTTACACTGCAAGAACAAGAGAATGGGATGTCGAAGAAGCTAATGAGGCTGATAAAGAAAGTGAGGGATAATGATCCGTCATACCATCCCATGTGTTTGCTAGTGAGGCAAGGAGAACAACCCCGAGAAGGCTTCCTTCTCCTCAGAAATCTCATTGATGACCAGATGGGCGGTTCGACTGGTTATGTTGATTGGATGCTGCAACTTCACCGCCAAGTCCAACAAAATGCGTAA
- the LOC106324586 gene encoding thiamine-repressible mitochondrial transport protein THI74-like, translated as MSGEVWRWVLGLTYIFAVATIWIASSFVVQSVVDAGVSPFLITFICNSLFVVYLPLFEISRYLEDAYGSILFWRSKRSHLLELAESEKEALLGQDVVHSDASEVSGVVVREERDSEDGNGLDETGRWTRMRVAKVSLLICPFWFLAQLTFNLSLKYTTVTSNTILSSASSLFTFLVSLLFLGERFMWLKLFSVLLCMFGTIIVSIGDSESDSTATAKNPLLGDILSLVSAALYAVYITLIRKNLPDDNERSGSFSMAQLLGFLGLFNFFIFLPAALLLNFTKRECFDALTLEQFGLVVGKGLLDNVLSDYLWAKAVLLTTTTVATAGLTIQVPLAAIVDSLSGNKPSFTDYIGAAAVMVGFAGINIPSESKETAIELEPETVVS; from the exons ATGTCAGGCGAGGTATGGAGATGGGTATTAGGTCTAACGTACATATTCGCTGTTGCCACGATTTGGATTGCTTCCAGCTTTGTAGTCCAGTCTGTGGTGGACGCTGGTGTTTCTCCCTTCTTGATCACTTTCATTTGCAACTCATTGTTCGTCGTTTATCTTCCCCTCTTTGAGATCAGTCGATATCTAGAAGATGCATACGGTAGTATACTGTTCTGGAGAAGCAAAAGGTCTCATTTACTTGAACTAGCCGAATCAGAAAAGGAAGCCTTGCTCGGACAAGATGTTGTGCATTCAGATGCATCTGAAGTATCAGGGGTTGTTGTAAGAGAGGAGAGAGATAGTGAGGATGGTAATGGATTAGATGAGACGGGACGCTGGACACGTATGCGAGTTGCTAAAGTCAGCCTTTTGATATGTCCGTTTTGGTTTTTGGCTCAGCTCACTTTCAATCTCTCTCTCAAGTACACGACAGTTACG TCAAATACAATCTTAAGCAGTGCATCAAGCCTTTTCACCTTTTTAGTATCACTACTATTCTTGGGAGAGAGATTCATGTGGTTGAAACTTTTCAGCGTTCTTCTTTGCATGTTTGGTACCATCATTGTGAGTATTGGTGACTCAGAATCTGACTCAACTGCAACAGCTAAAAACCCACTTCTTGGAGATATCCTCTCTCTGGTCTCAGCGGCGCTATACGCTGTCTACATCACTCTTATACGCAAAAACCTTCCAGATGATAATGAGAGAAGTGGCAGCTTCAGTATGGCTCAGCTTCTTGGGTTTCTAGGTCTCTTCAACTTCTTCATCTTCCTACCTGCTGCTTTATTACTCAACTTCACAAAGCGAGAATGCTTCGACGCGCTAACCTTGGAACAGTTTGGTCTAGTTGTTGGCAAAG GTTTGTTAGATAATGTGCTCAGTGACTACCTATGGGCGAAGGCAGTACTTCTGACAACAACCACGGTGGCGACGGCTGGGCTAACCATTCAGGTTCCATTGGCAGCCATTGTAGACAGCTTATCAGGGAACAAACCAAGCTTCACCGACTACATTGGAGCTGCTGCTGTAATGGTCGGCTTTGCAGGCATTAATATTCCTTCAGAATCCAAAGAGACAGCTATTGAGTTGGAACCTGAGACTGTAGTGTCCTAA
- the LOC106327486 gene encoding disease resistance protein RPM1, which produces MASATVDVGIGLILNLLENETLLLSGVHSEIEKMKKELLIIKSFLEDTHKQDGNGSTTTTTTGTTTTQLFQTFVANTRDLAYQVEDIIDEFTYHIHGYRSCTKLRRAVHFPMYMWARHSIAQKLGAVNVMIRSISESMKRYQTYQGASVSHVDDGGGTKWVNHISESSLFFSENSLVGIDAAKGKLIGWLLSPEPQRIVVSVVGMGGSGKTTLSANIFKSQTVRKHFASYAWVTISKSYVIEDVFRTMIKEFYKEAETQIPGELYSLTYRELVEKLVEYLHSKRYFVMLDDVWNTGLWREISIALPDGISGSRVMVTTRSNNMASFSYGSGSRKHEIELLKEDEAWALFCNKAFSGSLEECRRRNLEVVARKLVERCQGLPLAIASLGSMMSTKRLESEWKQVYNSLNWELNNNLELKVVRSILLLSFSDLPYPLKRCFLYCCLFPVNYRMKRKRLVRMWMAQRFVEPIRGVKAEEVADGYLNELVYRNMLQVILWNPFGRPKVFKMHDVIREIALSISKAERFCDVNGDDDDDDDAETAEDHGTRHLCIQKEMRSGTLRRTNLHTLLVCTKHSIELPPSLKLLRALDLEGSGVTKLPDFLVTLFNLKYLNLSKTEVKELPRDFHRLINLETLNTRHSKVDELPPGMWKLRKLRYLITFRCNYGHDSNWNYVLGTKVSPSICQLKDLQVMDCFNAEAELIKKLGGMTQLTRISLVMIKREHGSDLCESLNKIKRLRFLSLTSIHEEEPLEIDGLIATASIEKLFLAGKLERVPSWFSTLQNVTYLGLRGSQLQENAIHYLQTLPKLVWLSFYKAYMGTRLCFAEGFENLKILDIVQMRHLTEVVIEEGAMVGIQKLYVRACRVLESVPRGIENLVNLQELHLSHVSDQLVERIRGEEGVDRWSVKHIPAIKHHFRTEDGSFYVSLSS; this is translated from the coding sequence ATGGCCTCAGCTACTGTTGATGTTGGGATAGGACTGATTCTCAACCTCCTAGAAAACGAGACCTTGTTGCTGTCAGGAGTTCACAGCGAGATCGAGAAGATGAAGAAGGAGTTGCTTATCATAAAGTCCTTTCTTGAGGACACCCATAAACAAGATGGGAATGGATCCACCACCACCACAACAACGGGAACAACAACAACTCAACTCTTTCAAACTTTTGTGGCGAACACAAGAGACTTGGCTTACCAAGTGGAAGACATCATCGACGAGTTCACCTATCACATCCACGGTTATCGAAGCTGCACAAAGCTTCGGCGTGCAGTTCATTTCCCTATGTACATGTGGGCTAGACACTCCATAGCTCAGAAGCTAGGAGCCGTGAATGTCATGATTCGTTCCATTTCTGAATCCATGAAAAGGTACCAAACCTATCAAGGAGCATCAGTATCGCATGTTGATGATGGTGGTGGTACAAAGTGGGTGAATCACATCAGCGAGTCATCTTTGTTCTTTAGTGAAAACAGTCTTGTAGGGATTGATGCAGCTAAAGGAAAGCTCATTGGATGGCTTCTGAGTCCTGAACCTCAGAGGATAGTTGTCTCGGTGGTCGGAATGGGTGGTTCAGGGAAGACTACACTCTCAGCTAACATCTTCAAGTCCCAAACCGTGCGCAAGCATTTCGCGTCATACGCTTGGGTTACTATCTCTAAATCCTATGTGATTGAAGATGTGTTTAGGACAATGATAAAGGAGTTCTACAAAGAAGCAGAAACACAGATTCCAGGTGAGTTGTACTCCTTAACTTACAGAGAGCTGGTTGAGAAGCTTGTGGAGTATTTGCATTCCAAGAGGTACTTTGTTATGCTTGATGATGTGTGGAACACTGGTCTGTGGAGGGAGATAAGCATCGCTCTACCAGATGGTATTAGCGGAAGCCGTGTTATGGTCACTACTCGCAGCAATAACATGGCTTCTTTCTCATATGGCAGTGGGAGTAGAAAGCATGAGATTGAGCTCTTGAAAGAAGACGAGGCTTGGGCGCTTTTCTGCAACAAAGCCTTTTCAGGAAGTCTTGAGGAATGCAGGAGGAGGAATCTAGAGGTGGTAGCAAGGAAGTTAGTTGAGAGATGTCAAGGCCTGCCGTTAGCTATAGCTTCTTTAGGGAGCATGATGTCAACAAAGAGGTTGGAGTCAGAGTGGAAGCAAGTCTACAACTCTTTGAACTGGGAACTGAACAACAATCTTGAGCTCAAGGTTGTTAGAAGCATCTTGTTGCTTAGCTTCAGTGATCTGCCGTATCCGCTTAAACGTTGTTTCTTGTACTGTTGTCTGTTCCCTGTGAACTACCGGATGAAAAGGAAGAGGCTGGTTAGGATGTGGATGGCGCAACGGTTTGTGGAACCGATCAGAGGAGTGAAAGCGGAGGAAGTGGCTGATGGTTACCTCAATGAGCTTGTTTACAGAAACATGCTTCAAGTTATCTTGTGGAATCCTTTTGGACGACCCAAAGTGTTCAAGATGCATGATGTGATCAGGGAGATCGCTCTATCTATATCCAAAGCTGAGAGGTTCTGTGATGTTAATGGTGATGATGATGATGATGATGATGCGGAAACAGCCGAGGATCACGGTACTCGCCATTTATGCATTCAGAAAGAGATGAGATCAGGTACATTACGTAGAACAAACCTTCACACTCTTTTGGTTTGCACTAAACACAGCATTGAACTGCCTCCAAGTCTGAAACTTCTAAGAGCCTTAGACCTTGAAGGCTCTGGCGTCACCAAGCTACCTGACTTTTTGGTAACTCTGTTCAACTTAAAGTACTTGAACTTGTCGAAAACCGAAGTGAAGGAACTCCCAAGAGACTTTCATAGACTCATTAATTTGGAGACTTTGAACACTAGGCACTCCAAGGTTGATGAGCTTCCTCCGGGGATGTGGAAGCTGCGGAAGCTGCGTTATCTGATTACTTTCCGTTGCAACTACGGACATGATTCCAACTGGAACTATGTTTTAGGCACAAAGGTTTCTCCGAGTATCTGCCAGCTGAAGGATTTGCAAGTCATGGACTGCTTCAACGCAGAAGCTGAGCTTATCAAGAAGCTAGGGGGCATGACTCAGCTCACGAGAATAAGCCTTGTCATGATTAAAAGAGAACATGGAAGTGACTTATGCGAGTCGCTGAACAAGATCAAAAGACTCAGATTCTTGTCTCTCACGTCCATTCATGAAGAGGAACCGTTAGAGATAGATGGATTGATAGCAACTGCAAGCATTGAGAAACTCTTTCTAGCAGGGAAACTAGAAAGAGTACCGAGTTGGTTCAGTACTCTTCAGAACGTAACCTATTTGGGTCTGCGCGGATCTCAGCTGCAAGAGAACGCCATTCACTACCTCCAAACCCTTCCTAAACTAGTATGGCTTTCATTTTACAAGGCCTACATGGGGACTAGGTTGTGTTTTGCTGAAGGGTTTGAGAATCTTAAGATTCTAGATATAGTCCAGATGCGACATCTTACAGAAGTTGTGATAGAAGAGGGTGCAATGGTTGGGATACAGAAGCTTTATGTCAGAGCTTGTAGAGTGTTGGAGTCGGTCCCGAGGGGAATAGAGAATCTTGTGAACCTTCAAGAACTGCATTTGAGTCATGTTTCTGATCAGCTAGTGGAGAGGATTCGTGGGGAAGAGGGTGTAGACCGGTGGAGTGTTAAACACATTCCTGCCATCAAGCATCATTTCAGAACTGAGGATGGCTCTTTCTATGTGAGCCTCTCATCTTGA